From a region of the Paraburkholderia caribensis genome:
- a CDS encoding SRPBCC family protein, with amino-acid sequence MAQANASIRIPVSPDKVWQLIGGFNSLPDWLPYIPSSELSEGGRVRRLATPNGDVIVERLEAFDNRARSYTYSILEAPFPVTGYRSTLQVREGEEAGASLVDWSGEFTPNGVSDDEASRLFEGIYRDGLHALAAAFADKGVA; translated from the coding sequence ATGGCCCAAGCCAATGCGTCGATCCGCATTCCCGTTTCGCCCGACAAGGTGTGGCAACTGATCGGCGGCTTCAACTCGCTGCCGGACTGGCTGCCCTACATTCCGTCGAGCGAATTGAGCGAGGGCGGACGTGTGCGGCGTCTCGCCACGCCGAACGGCGATGTGATCGTCGAGCGTCTGGAAGCCTTCGACAACCGCGCGCGCAGCTATACCTATTCGATTCTCGAAGCGCCGTTTCCCGTCACGGGCTATCGCTCGACGCTGCAGGTGCGCGAGGGCGAAGAGGCGGGTGCATCGCTGGTCGACTGGAGCGGTGAGTTCACGCCGAACGGTGTGAGCGACGACGAAGCATCGAGACTTTTCGAAGGTATCTATCGCGACGGCCTGCACGCGCTGGCGGCAGCGTTCGCTGATAAAGGCGTCGCGTAA
- a CDS encoding LysR family transcriptional regulator, which produces MTPPLNSIISRLHLKQLRLLIALGDHGSLLKAAQQVALTQPGASKALQEIETTFGTPLFNRTNRGLEPNEAGRCVIRYARLIHTDLSHMREEIDGIMRGQGGRVAVGVIMGAVPLLTDAITSLIARNPEISVEIVEDTSATLLSQIDEGRLDLAICRTTISQTPQHYETTRMQEETLAVVANVQHPLRRAKKLKLQDVAEYRWVVYRANMPMRLLLEREFREADIRFPMHLLETTSAFATLALLQSNPSFVALVSIDVAQFFASHEMTCILPLHLASRSEPYELVTRKGAQLSPGARQLIEELNAKHGGEA; this is translated from the coding sequence ATGACGCCGCCGCTCAACTCCATCATTTCCCGCCTGCATCTGAAGCAGCTGCGACTCCTGATCGCCCTCGGAGATCACGGCTCATTGCTGAAGGCGGCGCAGCAGGTCGCGCTCACGCAGCCGGGCGCCAGCAAGGCCTTGCAGGAAATCGAAACAACATTCGGGACGCCGCTGTTCAATCGCACGAACCGGGGACTCGAGCCCAACGAAGCAGGACGCTGCGTGATTCGCTATGCGCGTCTGATCCACACCGATTTGTCGCACATGCGTGAAGAGATCGACGGGATCATGCGCGGCCAGGGCGGCCGTGTGGCCGTCGGTGTGATCATGGGCGCCGTGCCGCTGCTCACCGATGCGATTACGTCGCTGATCGCGCGTAACCCCGAAATCTCAGTCGAGATCGTGGAAGACACGAGCGCAACGTTGCTCAGCCAGATCGACGAAGGCCGGCTGGATCTGGCGATCTGCCGGACGACGATCAGTCAGACGCCGCAGCACTACGAAACCACGCGGATGCAGGAGGAAACGCTCGCAGTCGTGGCCAATGTGCAGCATCCGCTGCGGCGCGCGAAGAAGCTCAAGCTTCAGGACGTCGCGGAATACCGCTGGGTGGTGTATCGCGCGAACATGCCGATGCGGCTATTGCTGGAGCGCGAGTTTCGCGAAGCCGATATTCGCTTCCCCATGCATCTGCTCGAAACGACGTCTGCATTCGCCACGCTCGCGCTGCTGCAAAGCAATCCGTCGTTCGTCGCGCTGGTGTCGATCGACGTCGCACAGTTTTTCGCCAGTCACGAGATGACGTGCATCCTTCCGCTGCATCTTGCTTCGCGCAGCGAGCCTTATGAACTCGTTACCCGAAAAGGCGCGCAGCTCTCGCCCGGCGCGCGACAGCTGATCGAGGAACTGAACGCCAAGCATGGCGGCGAAGCGTAA
- a CDS encoding LysR family transcriptional regulator has translation MFLPDVQTFLAVASAGSLSAAARQLNVVPMQVSRRIAALEEDLGVRLFHRTTRSLTLTAEGEAFVPYARAMVAAEAGARAELSPSSGTASGILRLTAPSGFGQSVVLPMLPGLLEANPELRIDLDLSDRQVDIVGQGLDLALRIAPLGDSELVARKIAPNPRLICASPGYLERHGRPATSAELDQHRCIRLDSVGSWPLVVDGKLIRERIEGYVTTTSVEAARTAAVQGLGLAMLTYWDVFRQLADHSLVQVQLEDAAMEDLSVWAVIPSRRYVPNRVNIFLSALQKEISDLAEKCG, from the coding sequence ATGTTCCTCCCGGACGTTCAGACATTCCTCGCCGTTGCCTCAGCGGGCAGCCTGTCGGCGGCGGCTCGTCAGCTGAACGTGGTGCCCATGCAGGTGTCACGGCGCATCGCCGCGCTCGAAGAAGACCTCGGCGTGCGCCTCTTTCATCGGACCACTCGCTCCCTGACGCTGACCGCAGAAGGGGAGGCGTTTGTCCCTTACGCAAGGGCGATGGTGGCTGCGGAAGCCGGCGCGCGAGCTGAACTCAGTCCGTCGTCGGGCACTGCATCTGGCATATTGCGTTTGACCGCACCGAGTGGCTTCGGACAATCGGTCGTGTTGCCGATGTTGCCGGGACTGCTGGAGGCCAACCCGGAACTTCGTATCGACCTCGACCTTTCCGATCGCCAGGTCGATATCGTGGGGCAGGGGCTGGATCTCGCATTACGCATTGCACCGCTGGGAGATTCGGAACTGGTGGCCAGAAAGATTGCTCCGAATCCACGGCTTATTTGTGCTTCGCCCGGGTATCTGGAGAGGCACGGACGACCTGCGACGTCGGCGGAACTGGACCAGCATCGTTGTATCAGACTTGACTCGGTGGGAAGTTGGCCGCTCGTTGTCGACGGCAAGCTGATACGCGAGCGCATTGAAGGGTATGTCACCACGACCAGTGTGGAAGCGGCACGCACGGCGGCTGTGCAGGGACTCGGGCTCGCAATGCTGACGTACTGGGACGTCTTCAGGCAACTGGCCGATCATTCGCTCGTGCAGGTTCAACTGGAGGACGCCGCGATGGAAGACCTGTCAGTGTGGGCGGTCATCCCAAGCCGGCGATATGTGCCGAATCGGGTGAACATATTCCTCAGTGCGCTTCAGAAGGAAATCTCAGATCTGGCAGAAAAGTGCGGCTAG
- a CDS encoding iron-containing alcohol dehydrogenase yields the protein MSLINYITQIQFDYGAIRLLSSECQRVGIRQPLIVTDKGVRAAGIIDIVLDALAGKASVPIYDGTPPNPNEAAVRDAVAAYRAGDCDGIIAVGGGSAIDLAKGVAVCATHEGPLQRFAVIEGGATNITAKTAPVIAVPTTAGTGSEVGRGAILILDDGRKVGVISPFVVPRVAICDPELTLGLPPALTAATGMDAIAHCIETFLASAFNPPADGIALDGLWRAWRHIERATREPADRVARLNMMSASMQGALAFQKGLGCVHSLSHSLGGINPRLHHGTLNAIFLPAVLEFNQHAPSVRDEDKLSRMATAMGLGNGAEVAPSVRTMTQRLGLPTGLAQLGVTPAMFPDIIRGALKDHSHKTNPREASEGDYRAMLEASL from the coding sequence ATGTCTCTCATCAACTACATCACGCAGATTCAGTTCGACTATGGCGCCATCCGTTTGCTCAGCAGCGAATGCCAGCGAGTGGGGATCAGGCAGCCGTTGATCGTCACGGACAAAGGTGTCCGGGCGGCAGGCATCATCGATATCGTGCTCGACGCACTCGCTGGCAAGGCGTCCGTCCCGATCTATGACGGCACGCCGCCGAACCCCAACGAGGCTGCGGTGCGCGACGCAGTGGCGGCCTATCGCGCGGGCGACTGCGACGGCATCATCGCCGTCGGCGGCGGCTCGGCGATCGATCTGGCCAAGGGTGTTGCCGTTTGCGCGACTCACGAAGGCCCGCTGCAACGCTTCGCCGTGATCGAGGGCGGCGCGACCAACATCACCGCGAAAACCGCGCCCGTGATTGCCGTGCCCACCACAGCGGGGACGGGCAGCGAAGTGGGCCGCGGCGCCATTCTGATTCTCGACGACGGCCGCAAGGTCGGCGTGATCTCGCCATTCGTGGTGCCGCGCGTGGCGATCTGCGATCCGGAACTGACGCTGGGCTTGCCGCCCGCATTGACGGCGGCGACCGGGATGGACGCGATCGCACATTGCATCGAGACCTTCCTCGCGAGCGCATTCAATCCGCCCGCCGACGGTATCGCGCTGGACGGACTGTGGCGCGCATGGCGTCACATCGAGCGCGCGACGCGCGAACCGGCCGACCGTGTGGCGCGGCTGAACATGATGAGCGCATCGATGCAAGGTGCGCTCGCTTTCCAGAAGGGCCTGGGCTGCGTACACAGCCTGAGTCATTCGCTTGGCGGCATCAATCCGCGCCTGCATCACGGCACGCTCAACGCGATCTTTCTGCCCGCGGTGCTCGAATTCAATCAGCACGCGCCATCCGTGCGCGACGAGGACAAACTCAGCCGCATGGCAACCGCTATGGGGCTTGGCAACGGCGCGGAGGTGGCGCCGTCGGTGCGGACCATGACGCAGCGGCTCGGCTTACCGACGGGACTCGCGCAACTCGGCGTCACGCCCGCGATGTTCCCCGACATCATCAGGGGCGCACTCAAGGATCACAGCCACAAGACCAATCCCCGCGAGGCGTCCGAAGGCGATTACCGCGCCATGCTGGAAGCATCGCTCTGA
- a CDS encoding aldo/keto reductase: MSIKDKLPAGTQLGFGAAPLGNMFRNIPEEEALATVQAAWDQGVRYFDTAPLYGAGLSEIRLGDALAGRRRDDYVLSTKVGRVILDEIEDVGARDLGEKGDVFAYGRPNKIVNDYSADATQRSIEDSLKRLKTDRLDIVWVHDVAQDFYGDEWLAMFESARKGAFRVLNRLRDEGVIKAWGLGVNRVEPCELLLDLSEVKPDGFLLAGRYTLLDHERALQRLLPTAAAKNVEIVVGGPYSSGVLAGGAHFEYQKASPEILAKVERIKALAARHNVSVKAAALQFVLANPVVAAVIPGASKPERIAEDHAAVKEAVPADFWRELREQGLVAANAPLPVKA, from the coding sequence ATGAGCATCAAGGACAAACTGCCGGCCGGCACGCAGCTGGGTTTTGGCGCTGCGCCGCTGGGCAACATGTTTCGCAACATCCCTGAGGAAGAAGCGCTGGCAACCGTCCAGGCAGCGTGGGATCAAGGCGTGCGTTATTTCGACACGGCCCCGTTGTACGGCGCGGGCCTCTCGGAAATCCGGCTTGGCGATGCGCTCGCCGGCCGCAGGCGTGACGACTACGTGCTGAGCACGAAAGTAGGCCGCGTGATTCTCGACGAAATCGAGGATGTCGGCGCGCGCGATCTCGGCGAGAAAGGGGATGTGTTCGCCTACGGCCGTCCGAACAAGATCGTCAACGACTACTCGGCCGACGCGACGCAGCGCTCGATCGAAGACAGCCTGAAGCGCCTGAAGACGGATCGTCTGGACATCGTCTGGGTGCACGACGTCGCGCAGGACTTCTACGGCGACGAGTGGCTCGCCATGTTCGAATCGGCCCGCAAGGGCGCGTTCCGTGTGCTGAACCGTCTGCGCGACGAAGGCGTGATCAAGGCGTGGGGGCTGGGTGTCAACCGCGTCGAGCCGTGCGAACTGCTGCTCGATCTCTCGGAAGTGAAACCGGATGGCTTCCTGCTCGCAGGCCGCTATACGTTGCTCGATCACGAGCGTGCATTGCAGCGTCTGCTGCCCACCGCTGCCGCGAAAAACGTGGAGATTGTCGTCGGCGGTCCGTATAGCTCGGGCGTGCTGGCGGGCGGCGCACACTTCGAATACCAGAAGGCGTCGCCTGAGATTCTCGCGAAGGTCGAGCGCATCAAGGCGCTCGCCGCGCGTCACAACGTGAGCGTCAAGGCCGCCGCGCTGCAGTTCGTGCTGGCCAATCCGGTGGTAGCCGCAGTGATCCCCGGCGCGAGCAAGCCGGAGCGCATCGCGGAAGACCACGCCGCCGTCAAGGAAGCGGTTCCTGCAGACTTCTGGCGCGAGTTGCGCGAGCAAGGTCTGGTCGCCGCCAATGCACCGCTGCCCGTCAAGGCTTAA
- a CDS encoding LysR substrate-binding domain-containing protein — MLDIRQLHYFVAVAEEEHVGRAAEKLHISQSPLSRQIAQLEENLGLTLFERSQQRIRLTTDGRTFLAETQAFLTHAKRLESLARRLGRGDEGGLCIGYLENAMHSGVLPRALRQLRAQKPDVHIALYSYRSADQLTGLRQRSLDIALVCEPLSSDDPDLESALVLDDPMLLAIPEDHPLANASRFTPNDLAAQKWIAVMYEEGALRHDNFIAACAKAGFTPDIAMEATEPLAALGLVAAGLGVTMIQQSLRRHAPAGVVLREVSWFSYRTALWAAWHRVNLRPLVEQFRKTLLHSSAAPAMSADT; from the coding sequence ATGCTTGATATCCGTCAACTGCATTATTTCGTCGCGGTCGCCGAAGAGGAGCACGTTGGGCGCGCCGCCGAGAAGCTGCATATCTCGCAATCGCCATTGAGCCGCCAGATCGCCCAGCTCGAGGAAAATCTGGGTCTTACACTATTCGAACGTTCGCAGCAGCGCATCCGGCTGACTACCGATGGGCGCACCTTTCTTGCGGAAACGCAGGCGTTCCTGACGCACGCAAAACGGCTGGAATCGTTGGCGCGACGTCTTGGGCGCGGCGACGAAGGCGGGCTATGCATCGGCTATCTGGAGAACGCGATGCACTCCGGCGTGCTGCCTCGCGCGCTGCGGCAACTACGCGCGCAGAAGCCCGACGTGCACATCGCCCTTTACAGCTACCGGTCGGCCGATCAGCTGACCGGCTTGCGTCAGCGCAGCCTCGATATTGCGCTTGTTTGCGAGCCACTGTCTTCGGACGACCCGGACCTCGAATCGGCGCTGGTACTCGACGATCCCATGCTGCTCGCGATTCCCGAGGACCATCCGCTGGCGAACGCGTCGCGCTTCACACCGAACGATCTGGCGGCGCAGAAGTGGATTGCCGTGATGTATGAAGAGGGCGCGCTGCGCCACGACAATTTCATCGCAGCATGCGCGAAAGCCGGGTTCACACCCGATATCGCGATGGAAGCCACCGAGCCGCTCGCGGCACTTGGACTCGTTGCGGCGGGCCTCGGCGTCACGATGATCCAGCAAAGCCTGCGGCGCCATGCGCCCGCTGGCGTGGTGCTGCGTGAAGTCTCGTGGTTCAGTTATCGGACGGCGCTATGGGCGGCGTGGCATCGGGTCAACCTGAGACCACTGGTCGAGCAATTCCGCAAGACGCTGCTGCATTCAAGCGCGGCGCCCGCCATGTCTGCAGATACATAG